The Candidatus Poribacteria bacterium genome window below encodes:
- a CDS encoding ComF family protein: MGSKPIGMQVPLLLRDMYETAITFLYPAECRVCKEYLGVTSIPYICNRCWQDIQFFKAPWCDICGTSGIKGLCDACATTPPRYGKLRSVAFYQTTLQQAIHFFKFEKKKVLARHLIQLINAHIPSDCSLAEYDFILPIPIHKKRLRERGFNQAMLLANGIAKAEGVPILANTLIRKRHTIAQSSLDRETRQQNIVGAFEIRNPDIIRGKRLLIFDDVFTTGATIREAVSELWTADPAEIDVLTLARTSDN; this comes from the coding sequence ATGGGATCAAAGCCAATCGGCATGCAAGTACCTCTCTTATTGCGGGATATGTACGAAACCGCGATAACTTTCCTCTATCCCGCAGAATGTCGGGTTTGCAAGGAATATCTTGGGGTTACGTCGATACCTTATATCTGTAATCGCTGCTGGCAGGATATCCAATTCTTCAAAGCACCGTGGTGCGATATATGTGGCACGTCGGGTATTAAAGGACTGTGCGACGCGTGCGCTACGACCCCACCGCGCTATGGGAAACTGAGATCGGTAGCATTTTACCAAACAACACTCCAACAAGCAATACATTTCTTTAAATTTGAGAAGAAAAAGGTGCTCGCGCGACACCTAATTCAACTGATAAACGCCCATATCCCGTCGGACTGTAGCCTTGCAGAATACGATTTTATCTTGCCCATTCCAATTCATAAAAAACGGCTACGGGAACGCGGTTTCAATCAGGCGATGCTTCTTGCCAATGGAATAGCAAAAGCGGAAGGGGTGCCCATTCTCGCAAATACGCTGATTCGGAAGCGACATACAATCGCACAAAGCAGTTTGGACAGAGAGACGCGCCAGCAGAATATCGTCGGTGCTTTTGAAATTCGGAACCCAGACATTATCCGTGGGAAACGACTCCTGATCTTTGACGATGTTTTCACGACCGGTGCTACGATTCGTGAAGCAGTGAGTGAATTGTGGACTGCCGATCCCGCTGAAATCGATGTTTTAACACTCGCGAGAACCTCGGACAATTAG